DNA sequence from the Cohnella herbarum genome:
TTACGCATACCAAAGGCCCTTTCGCATCAAACCGATAATATTTCATTAGCCCCTCAACAATAATCAGCCTATCGTTAATTTGACCGCTGAAAAGCTGATCCAGAAAGAGATCTTTATACGATTCCCGATACTTATTGAACGTTTCCTCCGAAACCTTCTCGCGGATAATATCTTCTTTGATTTTCTTAATGAGCTGGATGAGATTAATGGCCCGGACCGGCTTCATTTCGTAATCGACCGCGTCCAGTTGAACGGCTTTCTTCAAATACTTAAAATCGTTATACCCACTTAAAATAACGACTTTTGTCGTCGGCCTGATTTCTTTCACCCGCTTGAGCAATTCCAAGCCGTCCATCCCGGGCATTTTAACGTCCGTTACTACGATCTCGGGAAGAGATTCGGCGAAAATGTCGAGTGCCTCCAGCCCGTTAGAAGCCGTAATGACTTCATCGATTCCAATGGCAAACCAATCGATTCCATCCTTAATGCCTTCCCGAATTTGCCGGTCGTCATCCGCGATCAACAATTTCATAGCTCCCACCCCTTATCGCCCTTATATGATCATCGGAATCAGCACTTCGACGACTGTACCCTCCCGTTCTTGGCTGCGAAATTGCAAGCCGTACTCCCGTCCGTAATTCAGCTTTATTCGATCATCGATATTTTTCAAAGCAAACACGTCTTGTATTTCATCTCCGTCTCTCATCATTCGGTTGATCCGGTTTTGATCCGTCCCGATCCCGTCATCCGATACGACGAATCGGACATTGCGGTCGATTATATCTATCCGAACATCAATCGTGCCGCCTTCCAATTTTTCTTCCAGCCCATGCAGAATAGCGTTTTCGACTAACGGCTGCAAAATGAGTTTAGGAGTTTTATAGTCCATTAACGTCGGGTCCGCGCTAATCATTAATCGGATCCGTTGTCCATACTTGGCTTTCTGTATAAACATATAATTTTCAAGGAATTCAAGTTCTTCGCTGATCGTGACGATCGGCTGTCCTTTATTCAGGACGTGTTTGAATATTTCGGAAAGAGCTTCAATCTGCTCGCTGACGTCGTAATTTCTATGTTTCATGGCCAACCAATGTATGGAATCTAGAGTGTTGTACAAAAAATGCGGATTAATCTGTGCCTGCAATGCGGTTAATTCGGCTTCCCTTTGTTTGATTTTGCTAATATAAACGTCATCGATCGTTTCTTTGAGCTGCTGCGTCATTCGGATAAATCCTTGATTGATTTCCCCGATCTCGTCTTTGGATTCCGTATTGAGATGAATATTGAAATTGCCCATTCTCAATTTGGCCATTTCCGTCCGCAGCTTGCCCAATGGCTTAATCAAATAACTGTGTTGAATAAGCGAAAACAGAAAACCAAAAAGAATACAGAGCGCGATCGCGATGAGGAGCACGGTATTGATGGTTGTTTTCAGCGGCGTAAACGAGCTTTCCGGTATCGTCTGAACGAGGAACCAATTCGTAGGAGCTATTCTATAAAACAAAACGATATTGTTCTTGTTTCCGATATTTTCGCTAAAGAAACCTTCGCTTCGATTTGAAATCTTTATTTTCATATCATCGAACGGCTCGTATTGTTGCCCGATCTTATTTTTCAACGATGCAGACAAAACTTTTCCACCGGAATCTACCAAATACAGATTTGATCCATCATAAGAGTTTACACCCTTGTAAAAATGATAGACGGCCTCCTCCGAAATATTGATTTTAACGACGCCGAGGTCGTTTCCGTATTTATTGAAGTCCATTATTCTCCGGTAGGAATACAGTTTGTCCCCTTCGACGGCCCAATAAATCTTCCCTTTTAATTCCAAAGCTCGCTTCACATGCTCGGAATTCACGCTGGAATCGAGAGTTCCCATTTGAAAAATGACTTTATGGTCATGGATAATGCTTATCGTATCGAAAACCGTTTTGGATCCTTTAAGATCATTCAACCACGAGAAAATGTCCTTGTAATATCTATCGTAATCCAGCGCTTTGTTGTAATCCTCTTTGACGAATTTTTGAATTTGGGCGTTCGAAAGAATCCGGAGAGAGAGATCGTTCGTGTCCGCGAGCAGGGAATCAAAATTTTGCCTCGTTTGTTTCAACGTCTGCAAAGCGATGTCGCTTGACTTGTTTAGGGTTAAGCTAGCAACTTGGTTGTTCAAATAAAATCCGGTTATGATGAGAGGCACCACGATAAACAGAATGATGCACAGATACAATTTACGTTTGAGGGCATGTCCCTAAACTTAAGATGGATGCGAATCACACTCCATTACGGGCTTCCATATTGAAACTAACCATACACCATATCTTTCGAGATGGACAATATCTTAGTTCTATCTCTAGTGATTTCAAGGTCGAGCACTCGTAACATCGAGGTGCATTCGCGGCGCCTTGGCGCATCCAATCAGGATCTGTGAACAGATCCTCGAGTTCGAGGAAGTCGTCGACAGGACGTGCTGAACCAAAGCCGACGACCCTCCCCTCAACAACAGCGACGCGCGTGAAAGGC
Encoded proteins:
- a CDS encoding sensor histidine kinase; protein product: MNNQVASLTLNKSSDIALQTLKQTRQNFDSLLADTNDLSLRILSNAQIQKFVKEDYNKALDYDRYYKDIFSWLNDLKGSKTVFDTISIIHDHKVIFQMGTLDSSVNSEHVKRALELKGKIYWAVEGDKLYSYRRIMDFNKYGNDLGVVKINISEEAVYHFYKGVNSYDGSNLYLVDSGGKVLSASLKNKIGQQYEPFDDMKIKISNRSEGFFSENIGNKNNIVLFYRIAPTNWFLVQTIPESSFTPLKTTINTVLLIAIALCILFGFLFSLIQHSYLIKPLGKLRTEMAKLRMGNFNIHLNTESKDEIGEINQGFIRMTQQLKETIDDVYISKIKQREAELTALQAQINPHFLYNTLDSIHWLAMKHRNYDVSEQIEALSEIFKHVLNKGQPIVTISEELEFLENYMFIQKAKYGQRIRLMISADPTLMDYKTPKLILQPLVENAILHGLEEKLEGGTIDVRIDIIDRNVRFVVSDDGIGTDQNRINRMMRDGDEIQDVFALKNIDDRIKLNYGREYGLQFRSQEREGTVVEVLIPMII
- a CDS encoding GNAT family N-acetyltransferase — protein: MLTTSTCCGDDEILPFTRVAVVEGRVVGFGSARPVDDFLELEDLFTDPDWMRQGAANAPRCYECSTLKSLEIELRYCPSRKIWCMVSFNMEARNGV